A DNA window from Enterobacter cloacae subsp. cloacae ATCC 13047 contains the following coding sequences:
- the pepN gene encoding aminopeptidase N codes for MTQQPQAKYRHDYRAPDYLISDIDLTFDLDATKTVVTAVSQVTRQSATAVPLRLDGEDLTLVSLHINDAAWTDYKEEDNQLVIDNLPERFTLRIVNEISPAANTALEGLYQSGVALCTQCEAEGFRHITWYLDRPDVLARFTTKIIADKTLYPFLLSNGNRVGEGELENGRHWVQWQDPFPKPCYLFALVAGDFDVLRDTFKTRSGREVALELFVDRGNLDRAPWAMTSLINSMKWDEERFGLEYDLDIYMIVAVDFFNMGAMENKGLNIFNSKYVLARTDTATDKDYLDIERVIGHEYFHNWTGNRVTCRDWFQLSLKEGLTVFRDQEFSSDLGSRAVNRINNVRTMRGLQFAEDASPMAHPIRPDKVIEMNNFYTLTVYEKGAEIIRMIHTLLGEENFQKGMQLYFERHDGSAATCDDFVQAMEDASNVDLSHFRRWYSQAGTPIVTVKDDYNPETEQYTLTISQRTPPTAEQEEKYPLHIPFSIELYDNEGKVIPLQKGGHPVHHVLNVTQAEQTFIFDNVYFQPVPALLCEFSAPVKLEYKWSDQQLTFLMRHARNDFSRWDAAQSLLATYIKLNVNRHQQGQPLSLPVHVADAFRAVLLDEQIDPALAAEILTLPSATEIAELFETIDPIAIVAVREALTRTLAAELADEFLAIYNANKLDAYRVEHDDIGKRSLRNTCLRYLAFGETDLANTLVSKQYHEADNMTDALAALAASVAAELSCRDALMQEYDDKWHQDGLVMDKWFILQATSPAADALSNVRSLLKHRSFTMSNPNRVRSLIGAFASSNPAAFHAEDGSGYQFMVEMLTELNSRNPQVASRLIEPLIRLKRYDTQRQAKMRAALEQLKGLENLSGDLYEKISKALA; via the coding sequence ATGACACAACAGCCACAAGCCAAATACCGCCACGACTATCGTGCGCCGGATTACCTGATTAGCGATATCGATCTGACTTTTGACCTGGATGCCACTAAAACCGTTGTGACGGCGGTAAGCCAGGTGACGCGCCAGAGCGCGACGGCAGTGCCGCTGCGTCTGGATGGTGAAGACCTGACGCTGGTCTCCCTGCATATTAATGATGCAGCCTGGACTGACTATAAAGAAGAAGACAACCAGCTGGTGATCGATAACCTGCCGGAACGCTTTACGCTGCGCATCGTGAATGAAATCAGCCCTGCCGCCAATACGGCGCTGGAAGGGCTCTACCAGTCTGGCGTGGCGCTGTGTACCCAGTGTGAAGCGGAAGGTTTCCGCCACATCACCTGGTATCTTGATCGTCCGGACGTGCTGGCGCGTTTTACCACCAAAATCATCGCGGATAAAACGCTTTATCCTTTCCTGCTCTCTAACGGTAACCGCGTGGGTGAGGGTGAGCTGGAAAACGGCCGTCACTGGGTACAGTGGCAGGATCCGTTCCCGAAACCATGCTACCTGTTTGCGCTGGTGGCGGGTGATTTCGACGTCTTACGTGACACCTTCAAAACCCGTTCTGGCCGAGAAGTGGCGCTGGAACTGTTCGTTGACCGTGGCAACCTCGATCGCGCGCCATGGGCGATGACCTCGCTCATCAACTCCATGAAATGGGACGAAGAGCGTTTTGGTCTGGAATACGATCTCGACATCTATATGATTGTCGCCGTCGACTTCTTCAACATGGGGGCGATGGAGAACAAAGGTCTCAACATCTTTAACTCCAAATACGTGCTGGCCCGTACCGATACCGCCACCGATAAAGATTACCTCGATATCGAGCGGGTTATTGGCCACGAATATTTCCATAACTGGACCGGTAACCGCGTCACCTGCCGCGACTGGTTCCAACTGAGCCTTAAAGAAGGCCTGACCGTATTCCGTGACCAGGAGTTCAGCTCCGATCTGGGCTCGCGGGCGGTTAACCGCATCAACAACGTGCGCACCATGCGTGGGTTGCAGTTCGCGGAAGATGCCAGTCCGATGGCGCACCCAATTCGTCCTGACAAAGTCATCGAGATGAATAACTTCTACACCCTGACGGTGTATGAAAAAGGGGCGGAAATTATCCGTATGATCCATACCCTGCTGGGCGAGGAGAACTTCCAGAAAGGGATGCAGCTCTATTTCGAGCGTCACGACGGCAGCGCTGCCACCTGCGATGATTTTGTGCAGGCAATGGAAGATGCGTCGAATGTGGATCTCTCTCACTTCCGCCGCTGGTACAGCCAGGCCGGTACGCCGATTGTCACCGTTAAAGACGATTACAATCCGGAGACCGAGCAGTACACCCTGACCATCAGCCAACGCACGCCGCCAACGGCTGAGCAGGAAGAAAAATATCCGCTGCACATTCCGTTCAGCATTGAACTGTATGATAACGAAGGCAAAGTGATCCCGCTGCAGAAGGGCGGTCATCCGGTACACCACGTGCTAAACGTGACCCAGGCAGAGCAGACCTTTATCTTCGATAACGTCTATTTCCAGCCGGTGCCTGCGCTGCTGTGTGAATTCTCTGCACCAGTGAAGCTGGAGTACAAGTGGAGCGATCAGCAGCTGACGTTCCTGATGCGTCACGCGCGCAACGATTTCTCCCGCTGGGATGCCGCGCAAAGCCTGCTCGCGACATACATCAAGCTGAACGTTAATCGTCATCAGCAGGGCCAGCCGCTGTCGCTGCCGGTTCACGTGGCTGACGCGTTCCGTGCGGTTCTGCTGGATGAACAGATTGATCCGGCCCTCGCGGCTGAAATCCTGACGTTGCCGTCCGCGACCGAAATCGCTGAGCTGTTCGAGACCATCGATCCTATTGCCATCGTGGCTGTGCGTGAAGCGCTGACTCGCACGCTGGCGGCCGAACTGGCGGATGAGTTCCTGGCGATCTACAACGCCAACAAGCTGGATGCGTACCGCGTGGAACATGACGACATTGGTAAACGTTCCCTGCGCAATACCTGTCTGCGCTACCTGGCCTTTGGTGAAACAGACCTGGCGAACACGCTGGTGAGCAAGCAGTATCACGAAGCGGATAATATGACCGACGCGCTCGCAGCCCTGGCGGCAAGCGTGGCAGCCGAGTTATCGTGCCGTGATGCGCTGATGCAAGAGTATGACGACAAGTGGCACCAGGATGGCCTGGTCATGGACAAGTGGTTCATTCTGCAGGCGACCAGTCCGGCAGCCGATGCGCTCAGCAACGTGCGCAGCCTGCTGAAGCATCGCTCCTTTACTATGAGCAACCCGAACCGCGTCCGCTCCCTGATTGGCGCGTTTGCCAGCAGCAACCCGGCTGCGTTCCACGCGGAAGACGGCAGCGGTTATCAGTTCATGGTGGAAATGCTGACCGAGCTGAACAGCCGCAACCCGCAGGTGGCATCACGTCTGATTGAGCCGCTGATCCGCCTGAAACGCTACGATACGCAGCGCCAGGCGAAGATGCGTGCCGCGCTTGAGCAGCTTAAAGGGCTGGAAAATCTCTCTGGCGATCTGTACGAGAAGATTTCGAAGGCGCTGGCGTAA
- a CDS encoding DinI family protein — MFVELVYDKRNVAGLEGAREIILAELTKRVHQIFPDAEVKVKPMQANALNSNASKSDREKLNRMLEEMFEDANMWLVND, encoded by the coding sequence ATGTTCGTAGAACTGGTATATGACAAGCGTAATGTTGCGGGGCTCGAAGGAGCCAGAGAGATCATTCTGGCCGAGCTGACGAAGCGGGTGCATCAGATTTTCCCTGATGCCGAAGTGAAGGTGAAGCCAATGCAGGCGAACGCCTTAAACAGCAACGCCAGCAAAAGTGATCGGGAAAAGCTGAACCGCATGCTGGAGGAAATGTTTGAAGACGCAAATATGTGGCTGGTGAATGATTAG
- a CDS encoding IS3-like element ISSen4 family transposase (programmed frameshift): MKKRFSDEQIISILREAEAGVPARELCRKHAISDATFYTWRKKYGGMEVPEVKRLKSLEEENARLKKLLAEAMLDKEALQVALGRKLLTTDQKREAVMLMCDATGLSQRRACRLTGLSLSTCRYEAHRPAADAHLSGRITELALERRRFGYRRIWQLLRREGLHVNHKRVYRLYHLSGLGVKRRRRRKGLATERLPLLRPAAPNLTWSMDFVMDALSTGRRIKCLTCVDDFTKECLTVTVAFGISGVQVTRILDSIALFRGYPATIRTDQGPEFTCRALDQWAFEHGVELRLIQPGKPTQNGFIESFNGRFRDECLNEHWFSDIVHARKIINDWRQDYNECRPHSTLNYQTPSEFAAGWRKGHSENEDSDVTN, translated from the exons ATGAAGAAGCGTTTTTCCGACGAACAGATCATCAGTATTCTCCGCGAAGCCGAAGCTGGGGTACCCGCCCGTGAACTCTGCCGCAAGCATGCCATTTCCGATGCCACGTTTTACACCTGGCGTAAGAAGTATGGCGGTATGGAGGTGCCTGAAGTTAAGCGCCTGAAGTCGCTTGAGGAAGAGAACGCCAGACTCAAGAAGCTGCTTGCCGAAGCCATGCTGGATAAAGAGGCGCTTCAGGTGGCTCTTGGGCGAAAGT TACTGACGACAGACCAGAAGCGGGAAGCCGTGATGTTGATGTGTGATGCGACCGGTCTGTCGCAACGTCGTGCCTGCAGGCTTACAGGTTTATCCCTGTCGACCTGCCGCTATGAGGCTCACCGTCCGGCTGCTGATGCGCATTTATCAGGGCGCATCACTGAGCTGGCACTGGAGCGCAGGCGTTTTGGCTACCGTCGTATTTGGCAGTTGCTGCGCCGTGAAGGGCTTCATGTTAATCATAAGCGCGTGTACCGGCTTTATCACCTCAGTGGCCTGGGCGTAAAACGCAGAAGACGTCGTAAAGGGCTGGCAACAGAACGTCTGCCGCTGCTCCGTCCGGCGGCGCCCAATCTGACCTGGTCGATGGATTTCGTCATGGACGCACTTTCCACCGGTCGCAGGATCAAGTGTCTTACCTGCGTCGATGATTTCACAAAGGAATGCCTGACGGTCACTGTTGCCTTTGGGATTTCAGGCGTTCAGGTCACGCGTATTCTGGACAGCATTGCACTGTTTCGAGGCTATCCGGCGACGATAAGAACTGACCAGGGGCCGGAGTTCACTTGCCGTGCACTGGATCAATGGGCCTTTGAGCATGGTGTTGAGTTGCGCTTAATCCAGCCGGGCAAGCCAACGCAGAACGGATTTATTGAGAGCTTTAACGGACGATTTCGCGATGAATGTTTGAATGAGCACTGGTTCAGCGATATCGTTCATGCCAGGAAAATTATTAATGACTGGCGGCAGGATTATAACGAATGCCGCCCGCACTCCACGCTGAATTATCAGACACCGTCTGAATTTGCAGCGGGCTGGAGAAAGGGTCATTCTGAGAATGAAGATTCCGACGTTACTAACTGA
- a CDS encoding IS3 family transposase (programmed frameshift), with amino-acid sequence MSGKRYPEEFKTEAVKQVVDRGYSVASVATRLDITTHSLYAWIKKYGPDSSANKEQSDAQAEIRRLQKELKRVTDERDIFKKSRGVLRKAVRLRYAFIRDNTCCWPVRLLCRVLDVHPSGFYAWLQQPHSQRHQADLRLTGQIKQFWLESGCVYGYRKIHLDLRDSGQQCGVNRVWRLMKRVGIKAQVGYRSPRARKGEASIVSPNRLQRQFNPDAPDKRWVTDITYIRTHEGWLYLAVVVDLFSRKIIGWSMQSRMTKDIVLNALLMAVWRRNPQKQVLVHSDQGSQYTSHEWQSFLKSHGLEGSMSRRGNCHDNAVAESFFQLLKRERIKKKSYGTREEARSDIFDYIEMFYNSKRRHGSSDQMSPTEYENQYYQRLGSV; translated from the exons ATGAGCGGTAAGCGTTATCCCGAAGAGTTTAAAACTGAAGCAGTCAAACAGGTTGTTGATCGCGGTTATTCTGTTGCCAGCGTTGCAACACGTCTCGATATCACCACCCACAGCCTTTACGCCTGGATAAAGAAGTACGGTCCGGATTCTTCCGCTAATAAAGAACAGTCAGATGCTCAGGCCGAGATCCGCCGTCTCCAGAAAGAGCTGAAGCGGGTTACCGACGAACGGGACATAT TTAAAAAAAGCCGCGGCGTACTTCGCAAAGCTGTCCGACTGAGGTACGCCTTTATCCGTGACAACACCTGTTGCTGGCCTGTTCGCCTGCTCTGTCGGGTGCTGGATGTTCATCCCAGTGGTTTTTACGCCTGGCTTCAGCAGCCGCATTCACAACGCCATCAGGCAGACCTGAGACTGACAGGACAGATTAAACAGTTCTGGCTGGAATCGGGATGCGTCTATGGTTATCGCAAAATCCATCTGGATCTGCGGGACAGCGGGCAACAGTGCGGAGTGAACAGAGTCTGGCGACTGATGAAACGTGTCGGGATAAAGGCTCAGGTCGGATACCGGAGCCCGCGGGCACGTAAAGGCGAGGCCAGTATCGTGTCGCCCAACAGGCTCCAGCGACAGTTCAATCCGGATGCTCCGGATAAGCGTTGGGTAACGGACATAACCTACATCAGGACCCACGAAGGCTGGCTGTATCTTGCCGTGGTTGTTGATCTGTTCTCACGCAAAATTATCGGCTGGTCCATGCAATCCCGGATGACAAAGGACATTGTCCTGAACGCACTGCTGATGGCTGTATGGCGCCGTAATCCCCAAAAACAGGTGCTGGTTCATTCGGATCAGGGCAGTCAGTACACAAGCCATGAGTGGCAGTCGTTCCTGAAATCACACGGCCTGGAGGGCAGCATGAGCCGTCGCGGTAACTGCCATGATAATGCGGTTGCAGAAAGCTTTTTCCAGTTGTTGAAACGCGAACGGATAAAGAAAAAGAGCTACGGAACGCGGGAAGAAGCCCGCAGCGATATTTTTGATTACATCGAAATGTTTTATAACAGTAAGCGTCGGCATGGTTCCAGCGATCAGATGTCACCGACAGAATATGAAAACCAGTATTATCAACGGCTAGGAAGTGTCTAG
- a CDS encoding transcriptional regulator, translating into MENELLSWRRASTKEEWHALAVKSGTSTGYLNLIAYGYRNASPKLATSIEAASRTESPRV; encoded by the coding sequence ATGGAAAACGAACTTCTTTCCTGGCGTCGTGCTTCCACTAAAGAAGAGTGGCACGCTTTGGCAGTTAAGAGCGGTACATCAACAGGATATTTGAATCTTATTGCCTACGGATACAGAAATGCGTCACCAAAACTTGCAACTTCTATTGAAGCAGCAAGTAGAACTGAATCGCCACGGGTTTAA
- a CDS encoding S24 family peptidase codes for MRQDKFIKLGIYHIAKKWEYLVMDIKNIRRQNLNRLIGEYIVEGYTKAQIAEKIGIPPSQLSQLSGSNASRNIGDIIARRIESSMGLPHGWMDSKRADVDASGTKPNFFINPLTKNQQQYRIEVMDTEFSCGSGRMNMDYPEIVKSIELDPEEAKRMFGGRSPTSLKICTVVGDSMLGTIFPGDLVVIDVTVNRLIGDGIYAFVYGDNFHIKRLQLLKDKLVVISDNSTYEKWFVSETDQSEFHIQGLVVGRWQMSYNRLG; via the coding sequence ATGAGGCAAGATAAATTTATCAAATTGGGTATTTATCATATTGCTAAAAAGTGGGAGTATTTGGTCATGGACATAAAAAACATTCGACGCCAGAACCTAAACAGGTTGATTGGTGAGTACATCGTGGAAGGTTATACCAAGGCACAAATTGCTGAAAAAATTGGTATACCCCCTTCTCAACTGAGTCAGTTATCTGGCTCTAACGCCTCTCGTAACATTGGCGACATAATAGCTAGGAGAATTGAGTCAAGTATGGGCCTGCCCCATGGCTGGATGGATTCAAAGAGAGCAGATGTTGATGCATCTGGTACCAAGCCTAACTTTTTCATAAATCCACTGACAAAAAATCAGCAACAATACCGAATTGAGGTGATGGACACTGAGTTCAGTTGCGGAAGTGGCAGGATGAACATGGACTATCCTGAAATAGTTAAATCGATTGAACTTGATCCAGAGGAAGCTAAAAGGATGTTTGGTGGGCGTAGCCCTACCTCCCTGAAAATCTGCACGGTTGTCGGAGATAGCATGCTCGGGACTATTTTCCCTGGGGATCTTGTCGTTATAGACGTTACGGTAAACCGGTTGATAGGTGATGGGATTTATGCGTTCGTTTATGGTGACAACTTTCATATCAAACGCTTACAGCTGCTTAAGGACAAGCTGGTAGTCATCAGCGATAATTCAACTTACGAAAAATGGTTTGTATCTGAAACTGATCAAAGCGAGTTTCACATTCAGGGCTTAGTTGTCGGTAGATGGCAAATGTCATACAACCGTTTGGGTTGA
- a CDS encoding helix-turn-helix domain-containing protein, with the protein MNTQITVAKTIGKRILNQRSSLRLSQDFLADHLGLTTETINNWETEKTVPFADQLIQLANILHSDVLWLISGNEQCGEFTEPTSIITSNQLNSWSADIGNCRMALSNAMDCMPPELSSIGTLTIVYEKLDDLQETICKQADKI; encoded by the coding sequence ATGAATACTCAAATCACCGTAGCCAAAACCATCGGCAAAAGAATATTAAATCAAAGATCTTCGCTTCGACTCTCTCAGGATTTTTTGGCTGATCATCTTGGTTTAACAACCGAAACCATTAACAACTGGGAAACGGAAAAAACTGTTCCTTTTGCTGACCAGTTAATCCAATTGGCTAACATTCTTCATTCTGATGTTCTGTGGCTCATTTCAGGAAACGAGCAGTGCGGTGAATTTACAGAACCAACAAGTATTATAACGTCCAATCAACTTAACTCATGGTCTGCTGATATTGGCAATTGCAGAATGGCTTTATCTAACGCTATGGATTGCATGCCTCCGGAATTGTCGTCTATCGGTACACTAACTATCGTTTATGAAAAATTAGACGACTTGCAAGAAACCATCTGCAAGCAAGCCGACAAAATTTAA
- a CDS encoding S24 family peptidase, with the protein MQNSVAINQPIKTPQMLFGSDNINDFGNRVQSCRMEGYSMQPTIEPCEVVAFVDCGGHALTSGIYVYTMDAFGRPCLFIKRIEPLADGSLKIISDNHHYETFTLNTDEQKEIKIHGRVVASLAVRRFV; encoded by the coding sequence ATGCAAAATTCCGTCGCAATTAATCAGCCGATTAAAACGCCTCAAATGCTGTTCGGATCTGACAACATTAATGACTTTGGTAACCGCGTTCAAAGCTGCCGGATGGAAGGTTACTCCATGCAGCCGACCATCGAACCATGTGAGGTTGTGGCTTTCGTTGATTGCGGTGGACATGCGCTTACCTCTGGCATTTATGTTTACACAATGGATGCTTTTGGTCGCCCATGCCTTTTCATTAAGAGAATCGAGCCATTAGCTGATGGCTCATTAAAAATCATTTCTGATAACCATCATTACGAAACTTTCACCCTTAATACCGATGAACAGAAAGAAATCAAAATTCACGGTCGGGTGGTGGCTTCTTTGGCTGTGAGGCGCTTCGTATGA
- a CDS encoding ORF6N domain-containing protein, with protein sequence MNTVTINNKQLPAVEYRGQRVVTFAMIDEAHQRPDGTAGRNFRENRNYFVEGVDYVELGSDAIRRDLPEGVFSKFAPSGIVLFESGYLMVAKSLTDDLAWQVQRELVNSYFRTRAPLTEIEMIAAMAADAVRQQKRLNHVEEQIETVTEAVENIKRGTMRAGYVGYRQVVAKSGMSDAKCRNLVNAYRIPTDTHEFMTPDGLLSRRAIVELEPFMAAFRQMMSEAEPRGTRWYHPKMGLFQAIGWEG encoded by the coding sequence ATGAACACAGTAACGATCAATAACAAACAGCTGCCGGCAGTCGAATATCGCGGTCAGCGCGTTGTGACATTCGCAATGATTGACGAAGCTCACCAACGACCAGATGGAACAGCAGGACGTAATTTTCGTGAAAACAGGAACTACTTTGTCGAGGGGGTAGATTACGTTGAATTAGGTTCCGACGCTATACGCCGGGACCTTCCGGAAGGTGTGTTTTCTAAGTTTGCGCCCTCTGGAATTGTGCTTTTCGAGTCTGGATATCTGATGGTGGCGAAGTCACTCACGGACGATCTGGCCTGGCAGGTTCAGCGTGAGCTGGTTAACAGCTATTTTCGCACTCGCGCACCGCTGACGGAAATCGAGATGATCGCCGCAATGGCCGCCGATGCCGTTCGCCAGCAGAAGCGCCTGAATCATGTTGAAGAGCAGATCGAAACAGTCACAGAAGCTGTGGAGAACATCAAACGCGGGACCATGCGCGCCGGATATGTCGGTTACCGCCAGGTGGTAGCCAAAAGCGGAATGAGTGACGCCAAGTGCCGAAATTTGGTCAATGCCTACCGCATCCCTACAGACACGCACGAATTTATGACTCCAGACGGGCTTTTGTCACGTAGGGCTATCGTCGAACTGGAGCCGTTTATGGCCGCGTTTCGCCAGATGATGTCAGAAGCTGAACCGCGCGGCACCCGCTGGTATCACCCTAAAATGGGCCTGTTCCAGGCGATTGGGTGGGAGGGTTAA
- a CDS encoding excisionase family protein produces the protein MQTSAEIVLLVPNDWVSEKVLIAVTGLKPGTITRARKESWMLGREYLHISPDGNPKPSSECMYNRKAVDQWIEAQKKNQPGAKTA, from the coding sequence ATGCAAACCAGTGCTGAAATCGTTCTTCTGGTGCCGAATGACTGGGTTAGCGAAAAGGTTCTGATTGCGGTTACCGGGCTTAAGCCCGGAACCATCACCCGCGCCAGAAAAGAATCCTGGATGCTGGGCCGCGAGTACCTGCACATTTCACCAGATGGTAATCCTAAGCCTTCGAGCGAATGCATGTATAACAGGAAAGCCGTTGATCAGTGGATCGAGGCGCAGAAAAAAAATCAACCAGGTGCGAAGACAGCATGA
- a CDS encoding tyrosine-type recombinase/integrase, producing the protein MANASYPTGVENHGGSLRIWFLYKGKRVRENLGVPDTAKNRKIAGELRSSVCFAIRMGNFNYAEKFPNSPNLARFGQDRKEITVLELTERWSELKRMEISSNTMSRYESIIKNMLPRIGENKMVSAVTTEDLLYVRKELLTGFHVMKKDHRTQVKGRKSSTVNNYMMLMAEIFQFGADNGYAKENPFSGINRLRKAKDEPDPLTTDEFIRFIQACGHQQMRNLWTVAVYTGMRHGELCGLAWEDIDLTAGTITVKRNLTQTYEFTLPKTEAGTDRVIYLIQPAIDALRDQAQLTRLGRQHEVEVNLREYGQSVIHPCTFVFSPQCVKRGPRTGYHYAVNSINKIWAPIIKRAGIRYRNAYQSRHTYACWSLSAGANPNFIATQMGHTDAQMVYKVYGKWMSEKSAEQVSLLNQALSRFAPSLPQSMVVAQ; encoded by the coding sequence ATGGCTAATGCATCATACCCGACAGGCGTCGAAAACCACGGCGGTTCGCTCCGCATCTGGTTTCTGTATAAAGGTAAACGTGTCAGGGAAAACCTCGGTGTCCCTGACACTGCAAAAAATCGCAAGATAGCTGGTGAGCTGCGTTCTTCGGTTTGTTTTGCGATAAGGATGGGGAATTTTAACTATGCAGAAAAATTCCCAAACTCACCGAACCTTGCCCGGTTCGGTCAGGATAGAAAGGAAATTACTGTGCTGGAGCTTACCGAAAGATGGTCAGAGCTGAAGAGAATGGAGATCAGCTCTAATACCATGAGTAGGTACGAATCCATCATAAAAAACATGCTTCCGCGCATCGGCGAAAATAAAATGGTTTCTGCGGTTACCACTGAAGATTTGCTGTATGTAAGGAAGGAGTTGCTGACGGGCTTCCATGTAATGAAGAAGGATCACCGTACACAGGTAAAAGGCCGGAAGTCTTCCACGGTGAATAATTACATGATGCTGATGGCCGAGATCTTCCAGTTTGGAGCTGATAACGGCTACGCAAAGGAAAACCCGTTTAGCGGAATTAACCGTCTCAGGAAGGCAAAAGACGAACCAGATCCACTCACTACAGACGAGTTCATCAGGTTCATTCAGGCATGCGGCCACCAGCAGATGCGAAATCTCTGGACCGTCGCCGTTTATACCGGAATGAGGCATGGGGAATTATGTGGTCTTGCATGGGAAGACATCGATCTCACCGCGGGAACCATTACGGTTAAGCGCAACCTTACCCAAACGTATGAGTTCACCCTGCCAAAAACCGAGGCAGGCACTGACAGGGTGATTTATCTCATACAACCAGCTATTGATGCCCTTAGGGATCAGGCCCAACTGACGCGCCTTGGCCGGCAGCATGAGGTTGAAGTGAATTTGCGGGAATATGGCCAGTCAGTCATACATCCATGCACTTTCGTTTTCAGCCCTCAATGCGTCAAACGTGGACCTCGCACAGGATATCACTACGCGGTTAATTCGATTAATAAAATTTGGGCCCCGATAATCAAGCGAGCCGGTATTCGTTACCGCAACGCGTATCAGTCACGACATACCTATGCGTGCTGGTCATTATCAGCTGGAGCTAACCCAAACTTTATAGCAACTCAGATGGGGCATACCGATGCACAGATGGTTTACAAGGTGTATGGAAAGTGGATGTCAGAGAAGAGTGCCGAACAGGTTTCCCTGCTCAACCAGGCGCTTTCACGCTTTGCCCCATCACTGCCCCAAAGCATGGTTGTAGCACAGTAG
- the pncB gene encoding nicotinate phosphoribosyltransferase, with protein sequence MTRFASPVLHTLLDTDAYKLHMQQAVFHHYYDVDVAAEFRCRGDDLLGIYADSIREQVDAMQHLTLQDDEYQWLSGLPFFKAGYLNWLRDFRYKPEQVTVTNDNGKLDIRLEGPWREVIMWEVPLLAVISELAHRYRSPETGVTQALAALENKLAGFATLTDGLDMSRFRLMDFGTRRRFSRDVQQAIVQRLQQESWFVGTSNYDLARRLNLTPMGTQAHEWFQAHQQISPDLANSQRAALAAWLDEYPNQLGIALTDCITMDAFLRDFGPEFAERYQGLRHDSGDPVEWGEKAIAHYEKLGIDPMSKVLVFSDNLDLAKAVELYRHFSTRVNLSFGIGTRLTCDIPQVKPLNIVIKLVECNGKPVAKLSDSPGKTICHDKAFVRALRKAFDLPQVKKAS encoded by the coding sequence ATGACTCGATTCGCTTCTCCTGTTCTGCATACGTTGCTGGATACCGACGCGTATAAACTGCACATGCAGCAAGCCGTTTTCCACCATTACTATGATGTTGATGTTGCGGCGGAATTCCGCTGCCGTGGCGACGACTTGCTCGGTATCTACGCAGATTCCATTCGTGAACAGGTCGATGCTATGCAGCATCTGACGTTGCAGGACGACGAATACCAGTGGCTTTCCGGCCTGCCTTTCTTTAAAGCGGGCTATCTGAACTGGCTGCGCGACTTCCGTTATAAGCCAGAGCAGGTCACCGTCACGAATGATAACGGCAAGCTGGATATTCGCCTTGAAGGCCCATGGCGTGAAGTGATCATGTGGGAAGTTCCGCTGCTGGCTGTGATCAGCGAGCTGGCTCACCGCTACCGTTCGCCGGAAACCGGGGTGACTCAGGCACTGGCCGCGCTGGAAAACAAACTCGCAGGGTTTGCCACCCTGACGGATGGGTTGGATATGTCCCGCTTCCGTCTTATGGACTTTGGCACGCGTCGCCGTTTCTCCCGCGACGTTCAGCAGGCCATTGTTCAGCGTCTGCAGCAAGAGTCGTGGTTCGTGGGCACCAGTAATTACGATCTGGCACGTCGTCTGAACCTGACACCCATGGGTACCCAGGCGCATGAATGGTTCCAGGCGCATCAGCAGATCAGTCCAGATCTGGCCAACAGCCAACGCGCCGCACTGGCCGCGTGGCTTGACGAGTATCCGAATCAACTCGGCATCGCCCTGACCGACTGTATCACGATGGATGCGTTCCTGCGTGATTTCGGCCCTGAGTTCGCTGAGCGTTACCAGGGGTTACGTCATGACTCCGGGGATCCGGTTGAATGGGGTGAGAAGGCGATAGCGCATTACGAAAAACTCGGCATCGACCCGATGAGCAAGGTGCTGGTCTTCTCCGACAACCTCGATCTCGCGAAAGCGGTTGAACTCTATCGCCATTTCAGTACCCGAGTGAACCTGAGCTTCGGGATTGGCACCCGTTTAACCTGCGACATCCCTCAGGTAAAACCACTGAATATCGTGATAAAACTGGTGGAATGTAACGGCAAGCCGGTAGCCAAGCTCTCCGATAGCCCGGGTAAAACCATCTGTCATGATAAAGCGTTTGTCCGCGCGTTACGCAAAGCTTTCGATCTCCCTCAGGTCAAAAAAGCCAGTTAA